One Candidatus Neomarinimicrobiota bacterium genomic window, GGCGAATTTAAGGCAAGCGCCGGCGTGATTCAAACGGATTTGGGGTAGATTTCAAACGAGTTTTCTCTGCGGCGCCACACTACGAATGTCATCGCCAGCCAGAGGATATCTTCCAGAATTCTACTGACACCTACCTTCGAAGCTCCTGTGAAACAACCACATTCAATATCAAGCCCCCTTATGGTAGCTTGAGAGAGGGCAATAATAAACATCAGCATCATTCCCATGGTTAGGAGCGCTGCACCATCCACAAAGATTCCGAGAATCAGACATGCGCCTACATAAAGTTCAACCCACGGCAGGAATATCGCCATGAGATTAGTGAGCGAATACGGTAGGAATTGATAGTTGTCTATCAGGCTGGCAAATTCTTTAGGATCGGCGATTTTGGAGAAACTGGCGTACATCATCATGATACCGAGGATAAAACGGAATCCAAGAATAAGCCACTTGTTTTGCAGGAGAGTCACTCACCACCCTCGACAGGATGTCCACCCGCTTTCCATTCGGGCCAGCCGCCGTCAAAGATAAATACCTTCGTGAATTGCCAGTCTAACATCAGTGTTTCTGATAGCTCCATACTGAGATCACACCCTTCACCACTGCAGTAGGTAACAAGAGGATCATCGGGAGATAGCTGGGAGACCAGC contains:
- a CDS encoding MauE/DoxX family redox-associated membrane protein, yielding MTLLQNKWLILGFRFILGIMMMYASFSKIADPKEFASLIDNYQFLPYSLTNLMAIFLPWVELYVGACLILGIFVDGAALLTMGMMLMFIIALSQATIRGLDIECGCFTGASKVGVSRILEDILWLAMTFVVWRRRENSFEIYPKSV